A single Chryseobacterium sp. DNA region contains:
- a CDS encoding SusC/RagA family TonB-linked outer membrane protein, producing MNYRLKLLSVGVAFFIGSETYFSQNKQDTLTTQNIEGVVVTALGIKREKRSLGYSTQEVKGEDISRNPTTNFLNNLSGKVAGLEIKQSTNFGGSVNAVSRGYKSILGDNQALFVVDGVPIINRNINSAFQQNGGGGYDYGSPVSDINPDDIETVNVLKGAAATALYGSRAQNGAIIITTKKGKKNSKGIGLEYSGSFSISTVDRSTFPEYQTQYGQGYFGNVFASYQNEPRALFTNDASYGAPYDPNLMVWQYDAFIPGSRNFGKKTPWVMAKNGPITFFDKAINQTHNIAFSGGGDRATFRLSYSNTNATDILPNSSLMKNNVGGNASYKLTDDLTATIFANYITQSTKGRNATGYTDNLMGNFRQWWPTNIDIQYLKYLYETFDKNYTWNIKSTNNLSPQYWDNPYFTRYKNYQNDKRDRFAGNFSLNYDLSKNINILGRVGIDGYNMMIEERRATGSVPAFFSFNAIEQPSGYAVTNLRFTETNYDLIATYKKNINKDFNIQALIGGNINVQSNYSNAQTTSGGLYIPDLYTISNSAATAAKPVITDTSKYIYGAFVQASLGYKNTYYLEGTFRRDQSSSLPKGKEAYYYPSVSASVVFSNWLEQKWLTFGKLRAAYAEVGSDTNADQLRNRYIVQSSFGNSPVYSYNTTLRNADLLPQKLKNLEIGTNMQFFKNRLGFDIAWFRNVAFDQILPLPISLSNGSGSKIQNTGALTTKGFEISLHITPLKFNDFTWDMAVNWSNPKTKVTALREGIENITIGALQGGISINAPLNEDYGSIWGSDFVYDSNGNKIIGKNGAYLHTDGTNHNFGSFQSDFFAGLNNSFTYKNFSLSFQIDWKKGGKIFSLDQYYAYGTGLHPDSVGLNDLGNPVRNTLAAGGGVILPGVMEDPNNPGHYIPNTIRLDRSSSSQILETDPPAAAFVYDASFIKLRQVSISYTFDKKFLGNTGIQSLTLGFVGSNLWIIHKNLPYADPEAGLSAGNIQGYQSGVMPATKNFALNLKVNF from the coding sequence ATGAATTACCGGTTAAAGCTTTTAAGTGTAGGAGTTGCTTTTTTTATAGGAAGTGAAACCTATTTTAGTCAGAATAAGCAGGATACCCTTACAACGCAGAATATAGAAGGTGTAGTGGTTACTGCCCTGGGAATAAAAAGAGAGAAAAGATCTTTAGGATATTCTACACAAGAGGTAAAGGGAGAAGATATCAGCAGGAATCCGACAACTAATTTCCTGAATAACTTATCCGGAAAAGTAGCAGGTCTTGAGATCAAGCAGTCTACCAATTTCGGAGGTTCAGTAAATGCTGTGTCACGCGGATATAAATCTATTCTGGGAGATAACCAGGCTCTTTTTGTCGTTGACGGAGTTCCTATCATCAATCGGAATATTAATTCTGCATTTCAGCAGAATGGGGGTGGCGGATATGATTACGGAAGTCCTGTATCCGATATCAATCCTGATGATATAGAAACAGTGAATGTTCTGAAGGGTGCTGCTGCAACTGCTTTGTACGGCTCTAGAGCTCAGAATGGCGCCATTATCATTACGACAAAAAAAGGCAAAAAAAATTCGAAGGGTATCGGTCTTGAGTATAGCGGAAGTTTTTCCATTTCTACAGTGGACAGATCTACTTTCCCTGAATACCAGACCCAATATGGGCAAGGGTATTTCGGAAACGTTTTTGCTTCTTATCAGAACGAGCCGAGAGCCCTTTTTACAAATGATGCTTCTTACGGTGCGCCCTATGATCCCAACCTTATGGTGTGGCAATATGATGCGTTCATTCCCGGTTCCCGTAATTTTGGTAAAAAGACCCCCTGGGTAATGGCTAAAAACGGACCGATAACGTTTTTTGATAAAGCAATCAATCAAACCCATAATATAGCTTTCAGTGGCGGCGGCGACCGGGCAACATTCAGGCTAAGCTATTCCAATACCAATGCTACAGATATTCTTCCCAATTCTTCTTTAATGAAAAATAATGTTGGCGGTAATGCCTCCTACAAACTGACAGACGATCTGACGGCTACTATTTTCGCCAATTATATTACACAAAGTACAAAAGGAAGAAATGCCACCGGTTACACTGACAACCTTATGGGCAACTTTCGCCAATGGTGGCCTACGAATATTGATATTCAATACCTGAAGTATTTATATGAAACATTTGATAAAAATTATACCTGGAATATAAAGTCTACCAATAATCTATCGCCGCAATATTGGGACAACCCCTATTTTACACGGTATAAAAACTACCAGAATGACAAAAGAGACCGTTTCGCAGGTAATTTCAGCCTCAATTATGACCTTTCAAAAAACATCAATATACTGGGCAGGGTAGGGATAGACGGATATAATATGATGATCGAAGAAAGAAGGGCGACAGGTTCTGTTCCTGCATTTTTTAGTTTTAATGCTATCGAGCAGCCATCAGGATATGCAGTGACTAACCTTCGTTTTACAGAAACCAATTATGACCTTATCGCTACTTACAAAAAGAACATTAATAAGGATTTCAACATTCAGGCATTAATAGGCGGAAACATCAATGTTCAGTCGAATTATTCCAATGCCCAGACCACCTCGGGCGGTCTGTATATTCCAGATCTTTATACCATTTCCAATTCCGCAGCTACAGCAGCAAAACCAGTGATCACAGATACGTCAAAATATATTTATGGTGCTTTTGTTCAGGCTTCCCTGGGATATAAAAATACCTATTATCTTGAAGGAACCTTCAGAAGGGATCAGTCGAGTTCATTACCAAAAGGAAAAGAAGCCTATTATTATCCATCCGTTTCAGCAAGTGTGGTATTTTCCAATTGGCTGGAGCAAAAATGGCTGACCTTTGGAAAGCTAAGAGCGGCTTATGCGGAAGTAGGTTCAGATACGAATGCAGATCAGCTAAGAAACAGATATATCGTACAGTCTTCTTTCGGGAACAGTCCGGTATATTCATACAATACAACTTTGAGAAATGCTGATCTTCTCCCACAAAAACTGAAAAATCTGGAGATCGGAACCAATATGCAGTTTTTTAAAAATAGACTGGGATTTGATATAGCCTGGTTCAGGAATGTAGCATTTGACCAGATCCTTCCCCTTCCAATTTCTTTATCCAACGGATCAGGAAGCAAAATTCAGAATACGGGAGCGCTTACCACAAAAGGATTTGAAATATCTTTACATATAACGCCTTTAAAGTTTAATGATTTCACGTGGGATATGGCGGTGAACTGGTCTAATCCTAAAACAAAAGTCACGGCGCTGCGGGAGGGTATTGAAAATATTACTATCGGTGCATTGCAAGGCGGAATTTCTATTAATGCCCCCCTTAACGAAGACTATGGAAGTATCTGGGGGTCGGATTTCGTTTATGATTCCAATGGAAACAAAATCATCGGCAAAAACGGAGCTTATCTTCATACGGATGGTACAAATCATAATTTCGGAAGCTTTCAGTCTGACTTTTTTGCAGGATTAAACAATTCTTTCACCTATAAAAACTTTAGTCTAAGTTTTCAAATCGATTGGAAAAAAGGCGGTAAGATATTCTCCCTGGATCAGTACTATGCATATGGAACAGGGCTGCATCCTGATTCTGTAGGACTGAATGATCTAGGAAACCCGGTCAGAAATACGCTCGCAGCTGGCGGCGGAGTGATTTTACCAGGAGTGATGGAAGATCCCAATAATCCCGGACATTATATTCCCAATACGATCCGCCTTGACCGTTCTTCTTCAAGCCAGATCCTGGAAACAGATCCACCGGCGGCGGCATTTGTTTATGATGCCAGTTTTATAAAGCTTAGGCAGGTATCTATTTCCTATACTTTTGACAAGAAATTCTTAGGAAATACCGGAATTCAGAGCCTTACCCTTGGTTTTGTCGGAAGTAACCTATGGATCATCCATAAAAATCTGCCCTATGCTGATCCGGAAGCTGGTCTTTCTGCAGGAAATATTCAGGGATACCAATCCGGAGTGATGCCGGCCACAAAGAATTTTGCATTGAATCTAAAAGTTAATTTTTAA
- a CDS encoding SusD/RagB family nutrient-binding outer membrane lipoprotein, translated as MKNPIIISSLFLLFHISCTSDEVNTDPHVTYTTIPETLITYAEKELSDYMNTPSVNENNFRLTMQYWQEVTYVNESNYNFTARNVSNNVWGDLYVNVLNNLSKAKELIGQYQPVPSEVSTWPAKKKNQLAIIDMLSVFTFQTLTDTFGDIPYSQALNNSQYPLPVYDNDTEIYESLINRLKADIDHLEEGQGTFGEGDILYSGDIGKWKRFGNSLLLKLGIAVADVNPSLAQSTIHTAVSGGVIMNESQSCIFRYLAETPNFSPIFENVVNNNRDDFFGGKPFVDFLNTTSDPRVSKYFKDVDGTYIGQAIGLPGEFSDFSAPGTFAYTPVTPGNLITYTEVSFYLAEAAARFGIGGNPEGLYNNAVQASFQEWGLSSQDAQNYLSENPYNASNWKRSIGEQAWVAIYNHPVVSWNFYRRLDYPALQAPPTAINNAEGKVPVRLQYPGLEATTNGSNYSKAATAIGGDKLTTKVFWDIH; from the coding sequence ATGAAAAATCCAATTATAATAAGTTCTTTATTTCTGTTATTTCACATAAGCTGTACCTCTGATGAGGTAAATACCGACCCGCATGTAACTTACACCACTATTCCGGAAACCCTTATTACGTATGCCGAAAAAGAACTGAGTGACTATATGAACACTCCCAGTGTCAACGAAAATAATTTCCGGCTTACAATGCAGTATTGGCAGGAAGTTACGTATGTGAATGAGAGCAACTATAATTTCACTGCCAGAAATGTGTCCAATAATGTTTGGGGAGATCTTTATGTAAATGTTCTTAATAATCTCAGTAAAGCAAAAGAACTGATCGGACAATATCAGCCCGTCCCTTCGGAAGTGAGCACCTGGCCGGCAAAAAAAAAGAACCAATTGGCAATTATTGATATGCTTTCAGTCTTTACCTTTCAAACCTTAACCGATACTTTTGGAGATATTCCGTACAGCCAAGCGCTTAATAATTCCCAGTATCCGCTTCCTGTTTATGATAATGACACAGAGATCTATGAAAGTCTTATCAACCGTTTGAAAGCCGACATCGATCATCTGGAAGAAGGGCAGGGAACATTCGGAGAAGGAGATATTTTATATAGCGGAGATATCGGAAAATGGAAAAGGTTTGGAAACTCTCTCCTTCTGAAATTGGGGATTGCTGTTGCTGACGTCAACCCTTCTCTTGCTCAGTCCACCATTCATACCGCCGTTTCCGGAGGAGTTATCATGAATGAATCTCAGAGCTGTATCTTTAGGTACCTGGCTGAAACCCCTAACTTTAGTCCCATATTTGAAAATGTTGTGAATAATAACCGGGATGATTTTTTTGGAGGAAAACCGTTCGTCGATTTTCTTAATACCACTTCAGACCCAAGGGTATCCAAATACTTTAAGGATGTAGACGGCACCTATATCGGACAGGCCATTGGCTTGCCAGGAGAGTTCTCTGACTTTTCTGCTCCCGGAACTTTCGCTTACACGCCAGTAACTCCCGGAAACTTGATTACCTATACTGAAGTTTCCTTTTATCTCGCTGAAGCGGCTGCCCGGTTCGGAATCGGCGGAAATCCGGAAGGACTTTACAACAATGCAGTTCAGGCATCGTTTCAGGAATGGGGACTTTCCTCTCAGGATGCCCAGAATTATCTGTCAGAAAACCCTTATAATGCTTCAAACTGGAAAAGATCTATTGGAGAACAGGCCTGGGTTGCCATCTATAATCACCCGGTAGTATCCTGGAATTTTTACCGGCGACTCGATTACCCGGCCTTACAGGCTCCACCGACTGCGATTAATAATGCCGAGGGAAAAGTGCCTGTGAGATTGCAATACCCGGGTCTGGAAGCTACAACCAACGGAAGCAACTATTCCAAAGCTGCCACAGCCATTGGTGGAGATAAGCTTACTACGAAGGTATTCTGGGACATCCATTAG
- the mug gene encoding G/U mismatch-specific DNA glycosylase: MLADIIDTDLNVIFCGINPGLKSAGDGHHFSGRSNRFWKVLHQSGFTPYEMEAANDTSILDFGYGLTTAVARATSRADELLKEEFDHSLEIFKTKITGFRPKYVAFFGKAAYKAFSKKKEVLWGQHPEDFCGARVWVLPNTSGLNRGFSLDDLVTSYREFYLAIQG; encoded by the coding sequence ATGTTAGCAGATATAATCGACACCGACCTCAATGTGATTTTTTGCGGAATAAATCCAGGTTTAAAATCGGCAGGCGACGGCCATCATTTTTCAGGAAGAAGCAACCGCTTCTGGAAAGTCCTTCATCAATCTGGTTTTACTCCCTATGAGATGGAAGCTGCCAATGACACCTCTATTTTGGATTTCGGATATGGTCTTACAACTGCTGTAGCGAGAGCAACATCCCGTGCTGATGAACTTTTAAAAGAAGAGTTTGATCATTCTCTTGAGATTTTTAAAACAAAGATAACCGGGTTCAGGCCTAAGTATGTTGCATTTTTTGGCAAGGCAGCTTATAAGGCATTTTCCAAAAAGAAAGAAGTTCTGTGGGGGCAGCATCCTGAAGACTTTTGTGGTGCCCGGGTTTGGGTTTTGCCTAATACCAGCGGATTAAACCGTGGATTTAGCCTTGATGATCTTGTTACTTCTTATCGTGAATTTTACCTGGCTATTCAGGGATAA
- a CDS encoding DPP IV N-terminal domain-containing protein, giving the protein MREIKKLIYIALCFLCLSPLAAQKIQWTPDGNAYYAFTKNGIEIVDLLNPGKNQTFLSNSELIPSGSSAALKVQSFQVSPDEKSLLLFVNTKKVWRDNTRGDYWIFNKNSKKLIQLGKGLPESSLMFAKFSPDGKKVAYVSKHNIYIEDLTNNQLNKITNDGTDRIINGTFDWAYEEEFGTQDGFRWSPDGSKIAYWKLDARSTKNFLMINNTDSLYSFTVPVEYPKAGENPSGCSIWLYDLAAKSSKKADIAGDEVQNYIPRMEWVQDSKSIILQQLNRKQNQSKIIVADANSGSSKAIYTETDPAWIDIKSRWNDNDPSGWDWISNGKAFLWLSEKDGWRHIYKIDLNGKETLLTKDAFDVIKPEFFDIPNKLIYFSASPKNAAQQYLYKVSLDGGKAERITPDAYPGSNKYAISPNGKMAVFNNSSVNARSAGAVISLPDHKELVAAKNVAKADPAKSKAEFFQITTQDGVTLDGWVVKPKNFDPNKKYPVVFTVYGEPALQTVTDSFYTGWNGLYIGDMAEDGYLYVSLENRGTPAPRGREWRKSVYRKIGQLNIRDQAMGAKALFAKWPYADTSRVAVWGWSGGGSSTLNLLGQYPDIYQTGIAIAPVANQLFYDNIYQERYMGLPQENREDFINGSPLAYAKNLKGNLLLVHGTGDDNVHYQNTEVYINELVKYNKQFQLMSYPNRTHSIDEGEGTSLHLATMFTKYLKEHCPPGGR; this is encoded by the coding sequence ATGAGAGAGATAAAAAAACTAATTTATATCGCATTATGCTTCCTGTGTTTATCGCCGCTGGCCGCACAAAAAATACAATGGACACCTGATGGCAATGCTTATTATGCATTTACTAAAAACGGGATCGAAATCGTTGATTTGCTGAATCCCGGAAAAAATCAGACTTTTTTAAGTAACAGCGAATTAATTCCTTCCGGAAGTTCTGCAGCTTTGAAGGTACAGAGTTTTCAGGTATCTCCGGATGAGAAAAGCCTATTACTCTTTGTTAATACTAAGAAAGTATGGCGGGATAATACACGGGGTGACTACTGGATCTTTAATAAAAACAGTAAAAAGCTTATACAGCTTGGAAAAGGATTACCGGAATCTTCCCTTATGTTTGCAAAGTTCTCTCCGGACGGCAAAAAAGTAGCCTATGTTTCTAAACACAATATCTATATTGAAGATCTTACCAACAATCAGTTAAATAAAATTACCAATGACGGTACTGACCGAATCATTAATGGTACTTTCGACTGGGCATATGAAGAGGAGTTTGGAACTCAGGATGGTTTCAGATGGTCTCCGGACGGAAGTAAAATTGCTTACTGGAAACTGGATGCACGCAGCACTAAAAATTTCCTGATGATCAATAATACGGATAGCTTGTATTCGTTTACCGTTCCTGTAGAATATCCGAAAGCTGGGGAAAATCCTTCCGGATGCAGCATCTGGCTATATGATTTAGCCGCTAAATCTTCTAAGAAGGCTGATATAGCGGGTGATGAAGTACAAAACTATATCCCGAGAATGGAATGGGTACAGGATTCCAAATCCATTATCCTGCAACAGCTGAACAGAAAACAAAACCAAAGTAAAATTATTGTTGCTGATGCCAACTCCGGAAGCAGTAAAGCCATTTATACTGAAACAGATCCTGCATGGATTGATATAAAATCCCGTTGGAATGACAATGATCCAAGCGGATGGGATTGGATCAGCAATGGTAAAGCATTCCTGTGGCTGTCTGAAAAAGACGGATGGAGGCATATTTATAAAATAGACCTGAACGGAAAAGAAACACTGCTCACAAAGGATGCTTTTGATGTGATAAAGCCGGAGTTTTTTGATATTCCCAACAAACTTATTTACTTCTCGGCTTCACCAAAAAATGCTGCCCAACAGTATTTATACAAGGTAAGCCTGGACGGAGGAAAAGCAGAGAGAATAACTCCCGATGCCTATCCCGGTTCTAACAAATATGCAATATCACCCAACGGAAAAATGGCGGTATTTAATAACAGCAGTGTAAATGCGCGCTCAGCCGGAGCCGTGATATCACTTCCTGATCATAAAGAATTGGTAGCTGCTAAAAACGTGGCAAAAGCAGATCCTGCAAAGTCTAAAGCAGAGTTCTTCCAGATTACGACCCAGGATGGAGTTACTCTGGACGGATGGGTTGTAAAACCTAAAAATTTCGATCCCAATAAAAAATATCCGGTTGTTTTCACGGTTTATGGAGAACCTGCACTGCAAACTGTAACAGACAGTTTCTACACAGGCTGGAATGGATTATATATCGGAGATATGGCTGAAGACGGTTATTTATATGTTTCCCTTGAAAACCGGGGAACACCCGCTCCAAGAGGACGTGAATGGAGAAAATCCGTTTACCGTAAAATAGGACAGCTTAATATCCGTGATCAGGCCATGGGAGCAAAAGCTCTGTTTGCAAAATGGCCGTATGCAGATACTTCAAGGGTTGCTGTATGGGGCTGGAGCGGCGGAGGCTCTTCCACACTGAACCTTTTAGGACAGTATCCGGATATTTACCAGACCGGAATTGCGATTGCTCCTGTTGCCAATCAGTTATTCTATGACAATATCTATCAGGAACGTTATATGGGGCTTCCACAGGAGAACAGAGAAGATTTTATCAATGGTTCCCCACTCGCTTATGCTAAAAACTTAAAAGGAAATCTTCTACTCGTTCACGGAACAGGCGATGACAATGTGCATTACCAGAATACGGAAGTATACATCAACGAACTGGTAAAATACAACAAACAGTTTCAGCTAATGTCCTACCCAAACCGTACTCATTCCATTGATGAAGGAGAGGGAACATCATTGCATCTGGCTACTATGTTTACCAAATATTTAAAAGAACATTGTCCTCCGGGAGGAAGATAA
- a CDS encoding DNA-3-methyladenine glycosylase — MQDKASHAYGGRRTDRTEPLYSHGGISYVYLCYGIHHLFNIVTSVQDEPHAVLIRGIDPLVGTEIMECRRNMPASKAAISSGPGSLAKALGIDKSFNKKDLAGNEIWIEDHGIQYNPEEITASPRIGVAYAQEDALLPWRFFVKNNRYVSKPNKV; from the coding sequence ATACAGGATAAAGCGTCTCATGCCTATGGAGGCAGGCGTACTGACCGAACCGAACCGCTGTACAGCCATGGAGGTATTTCTTATGTGTATTTATGCTATGGCATTCATCATCTTTTTAATATTGTAACTTCTGTGCAGGATGAACCTCATGCGGTGCTGATCCGTGGTATTGATCCGTTGGTCGGAACAGAAATCATGGAATGCAGGCGAAATATGCCCGCTTCTAAAGCTGCTATTTCTTCAGGTCCCGGATCTTTAGCTAAAGCATTAGGAATTGATAAATCTTTTAACAAAAAAGACCTGGCCGGAAATGAGATCTGGATCGAGGATCATGGAATTCAATATAATCCTGAGGAAATTACAGCATCGCCCCGTATTGGCGTTGCTTATGCACAGGAAGATGCCCTTCTGCCCTGGCGCTTTTTTGTGAAGAATAACAGATATGTAAGCAAGCCCAACAAAGTATAA